One window of Chryseobacterium sp. JJR-5R genomic DNA carries:
- a CDS encoding alpha-hydroxy acid oxidase, whose protein sequence is MAFPFDTNYASLELLIERAKKKMPRFAFEYLDGGCNENINRDRNTNELRDVLLRPRYLNNNYAEANMETELFGVKYSAPFGISPVGLQGLMWPNAPEILAKAAFKHNIPFILSTVTTSSIERIAELTEGKAWYQLYHPREEWLRNDILDRCDASGYDVLVVLADVPTFGYRAKEIRNGLAMPPQLNFRNVSQALARPEWCLEILKHGVPSFKTMEKYMDKNMNVKQLGQFMNATFSGRLNSDRIKAIRDQWKGKLVIKGVASDEDAAEAVRLGFDGMIISNHGGRQLDAGESTIAVVKEISEKYKGQIKIMMDSGVRTGPDVARALSCGAEFTFMGRTFMYAVGALGNKGGDHIIEMLKMQFRQVMEQVCCDTPEELQNFRVK, encoded by the coding sequence TTTAATTGAAAGAGCCAAGAAAAAAATGCCCCGTTTTGCTTTCGAATACCTGGATGGCGGTTGCAATGAAAATATCAACCGGGACCGTAATACAAACGAACTGAGAGATGTCCTGCTTCGTCCGCGCTACCTGAACAACAACTATGCGGAAGCCAATATGGAAACGGAATTGTTCGGCGTGAAATATTCTGCACCATTCGGGATTTCTCCCGTTGGTTTACAGGGACTGATGTGGCCGAATGCTCCGGAAATTTTAGCAAAAGCAGCTTTTAAGCATAACATTCCTTTTATTTTAAGTACGGTAACAACCAGCAGTATTGAAAGAATTGCTGAATTAACGGAAGGAAAAGCCTGGTATCAGCTGTACCATCCGAGAGAAGAATGGCTTCGGAATGATATTCTCGACCGTTGTGATGCTTCAGGTTATGATGTACTCGTTGTTTTGGCAGATGTTCCGACGTTCGGATACCGGGCAAAAGAAATCAGGAATGGCCTGGCCATGCCGCCGCAGCTGAATTTCAGAAATGTTTCCCAGGCGTTGGCAAGACCGGAATGGTGCCTGGAAATATTGAAACACGGCGTTCCCAGTTTTAAGACCATGGAAAAATACATGGACAAAAACATGAACGTGAAGCAGTTGGGACAGTTCATGAACGCTACATTTTCCGGCAGGTTAAATTCAGATAGGATCAAAGCCATCCGTGATCAATGGAAAGGGAAGCTGGTGATTAAAGGCGTTGCTTCCGATGAAGATGCGGCTGAAGCAGTACGTTTGGGATTTGATGGGATGATCATCTCCAATCATGGCGGAAGGCAGCTGGATGCCGGGGAATCTACGATTGCCGTGGTGAAAGAAATCAGCGAAAAGTACAAAGGGCAGATCAAGATTATGATGGACAGCGGCGTCAGAACCGGTCCGGATGTTGCCCGTGCGTTAAGCTGCGGTGCCGAATTTACCTTTATGGGACGCACATTTATGTATGCTGTGGGAGCCTTAGGCAACAAAGGCGGCGACCATATTATCGAAATGCTTAAAATGCAGTTCAGACAGGTCATGGAGCAGGTTTGTTGTGATACGCCGGAGGAACTGCAGAATTTCAGGGTGAAGTAA
- a CDS encoding nuclear transport factor 2 family protein: protein MIKKLVFAVGFLMVIAVSGQKKNDQELVADAAEKLRSAMVSGDRSSLESLILPELTYGHSGGHIDDAKEFVEKLASKKSDFLTIDITNQTVHIVGKTAIVRHHFYATTADMGKAPGDVTLDTVLVWVKVKKDWKLLARQAVKSEKKK, encoded by the coding sequence ATGATTAAGAAATTAGTTTTTGCCGTGGGTTTTCTGATGGTAATTGCCGTATCCGGACAGAAAAAGAATGACCAGGAATTGGTAGCGGATGCTGCCGAAAAGCTGAGATCCGCCATGGTAAGCGGAGACCGGTCATCCCTTGAATCTCTTATTTTACCGGAGTTAACATACGGACATTCCGGTGGGCACATTGATGACGCTAAAGAATTTGTCGAAAAATTAGCAAGCAAAAAATCAGATTTCCTAACCATTGATATTACTAATCAGACTGTCCATATTGTCGGGAAGACAGCGATTGTGCGCCATCATTTTTATGCCACCACGGCTGACATGGGAAAAGCGCCGGGCGATGTGACGCTGGATACCGTACTGGTCTGGGTAAAAGTAAAAAAAGACTGGAAGTTACTGGCCAGGCAGGCGGTGAAATCGGAGAAGAAAAAGTAA
- a CDS encoding GntR family transcriptional regulator, with amino-acid sequence MSDTLEININENSRVPKYKQIVDSILNGIDGGKIKIGEKIPSINELSESCFLSRDTVEKAYKELRRRQIIESVKGKGYYISRINKNDIINIFFLINKPSTYKMMIYNYFVNAIGTKGNVEMYIYHCDETLFINALKKNLGGFDYYVVMPHFRDEQSKHTSSTQEVLDMIEQIPKNKLLLLDNTKPNISGEYGSIFQDFEHDIYNALEEGLEKIRKYEKIILVYPDKSIHPYPFRIVRGFEKFCKDFKLDYEILDEIYPDMELQDKDIFITIRERDLVNLVKQIRQKNLVLGKDIGIISYNETPLKELLGITVITTDFKAMGESAAYMILKNKKEQVNNVFKFIQRDSL; translated from the coding sequence ATGTCAGATACACTTGAAATCAATATCAACGAAAACTCCAGGGTTCCGAAATACAAACAGATTGTAGATTCTATTCTGAACGGAATTGACGGAGGAAAAATAAAAATCGGGGAAAAAATCCCTTCCATCAATGAACTGAGCGAATCCTGCTTCCTTTCCAGGGATACGGTGGAAAAAGCTTATAAAGAACTTCGGAGAAGACAGATCATCGAATCTGTAAAAGGAAAAGGATATTATATTTCCCGGATTAATAAAAACGACATCATCAATATTTTTTTCCTGATCAATAAGCCGAGTACCTACAAAATGATGATCTACAATTATTTCGTCAATGCAATCGGTACCAAAGGCAATGTTGAGATGTACATTTACCATTGTGACGAAACGCTTTTCATCAATGCCCTGAAAAAAAACCTCGGCGGATTTGATTATTACGTCGTGATGCCGCATTTCCGGGACGAGCAGTCTAAGCATACGAGTTCCACCCAGGAAGTCCTGGATATGATTGAGCAGATCCCTAAGAACAAGCTGCTGTTGCTTGACAACACAAAACCCAATATTTCAGGGGAATACGGGTCTATTTTCCAGGATTTTGAACATGATATCTACAATGCGCTGGAAGAAGGCCTGGAGAAAATCAGGAAGTATGAGAAAATCATTCTGGTGTATCCGGACAAATCCATTCATCCATACCCTTTCCGTATTGTACGCGGCTTTGAGAAATTCTGCAAGGATTTTAAACTTGATTATGAGATTCTTGATGAGATTTATCCGGACATGGAATTGCAGGACAAAGATATTTTTATCACCATCCGGGAACGCGACCTGGTGAATCTGGTAAAGCAGATCAGGCAGAAAAATCTTGTGTTGGGCAAAGACATCGGAATCATTTCCTACAATGAAACGCCACTTAAGGAATTGCTTGGAATTACGGTGATTACGACTGATTTTAAAGCCATGGGAGAATCTGCCGCCTACATGATCCTTAAAAATAAAAAAGAACAGGTAAACAATGTCTTTAAATTCATCCAGAGGGACTCTTTATAA